From one Ignavibacteria bacterium genomic stretch:
- the yajC gene encoding preprotein translocase subunit YajC, translating to MLMLLAPPPQGQDPTSSLISTVAMMGAVILIFYFMMIRPQRKRAKEHQQLLESVRAGDKIITTSGMHGTVHSVQEGTVKVTVADNMHILIEKSAIATINKNSDSGK from the coding sequence ATGCTTATGTTGCTTGCTCCGCCGCCACAGGGACAAGACCCCACATCGTCACTCATCAGCACGGTTGCCATGATGGGGGCTGTAATTTTGATTTTTTACTTCATGATGATACGGCCGCAGCGCAAGCGTGCCAAGGAACACCAGCAACTTCTGGAATCGGTACGAGCAGGTGACAAAATCATTACCACCTCTGGTATGCACGGAACTGTACACAGTGTGCAGGAAGGAACAGTGAAGGTAACTGTTGCCGACAACATGCATATCCTGATTGAAAAGTCGGCAATTGCAACCATAAACAAGAATTCCGACAGCGGGAAGTAA
- the tgt gene encoding tRNA guanosine(34) transglycosylase Tgt: MLEPAPPFFDLHSTDQASAARAGTISTDHGVIETPVFMPVGTQGAVKALDWQSVHDAGASIVLANTYHLYLRPGTDVLDAMGGFHSFSGWTKPLLTDSGGFQVWSLRELRSIDESGVWFRSHLDGSRHRFSPAGVVDIQRSIGSDIFMVLDECTPYPVSVAEARHSMERTVTWAQQAQQHHRNTAFRYPHRQFHFAIGQGSTIPEYRKWCMQELVDMDFDGYAIGGLSVGEPVDDLYRITEVSTSVMPENKPRYLMGVGTPENILRCIALGVDMFDCVMPTRNARNGTIFTSKGKVNIRNAQWKFSKDVLDDSHVSHVSATTQMAYLRHLFIAGEVLGLMIATLQNVAFYLWLTRTARQHILAGTFSEWYPEILRTVGQVRK, translated from the coding sequence ATGCTGGAACCTGCGCCCCCTTTTTTTGATCTCCACTCTACCGATCAGGCTTCGGCAGCCCGTGCCGGAACAATAAGCACTGATCACGGTGTTATCGAAACTCCGGTGTTTATGCCGGTTGGTACACAAGGTGCAGTTAAGGCGTTGGACTGGCAGAGTGTACATGACGCCGGTGCCAGTATTGTTCTGGCAAATACCTATCACTTGTATCTTCGGCCTGGCACTGACGTTCTTGACGCAATGGGTGGATTTCACTCATTCAGCGGATGGACCAAACCTCTGCTTACCGACAGTGGAGGGTTCCAGGTCTGGAGTCTGAGAGAACTTCGCAGTATCGACGAATCGGGCGTTTGGTTTCGCTCGCACCTCGACGGATCACGTCACCGGTTTAGTCCTGCAGGCGTTGTGGACATTCAGCGTAGCATCGGCAGTGATATCTTCATGGTTCTTGATGAATGTACACCATATCCCGTAAGTGTTGCCGAGGCACGGCACAGTATGGAGCGTACCGTAACCTGGGCGCAGCAGGCACAGCAGCACCACCGCAATACTGCTTTCAGGTACCCTCACCGTCAGTTTCACTTTGCAATCGGACAGGGTAGCACGATACCGGAATACCGGAAATGGTGTATGCAGGAGCTGGTTGATATGGATTTTGACGGATATGCGATAGGGGGCTTGAGCGTGGGTGAACCGGTGGACGACCTATACCGGATAACGGAAGTTAGTACATCTGTAATGCCCGAAAACAAACCACGGTATCTGATGGGCGTTGGAACACCCGAAAATATCCTGCGGTGCATTGCTCTTGGAGTGGATATGTTTGACTGTGTTATGCCAACCCGGAATGCCCGTAATGGTACTATTTTTACCAGCAAGGGTAAGGTTAACATCAGAAACGCACAGTGGAAATTTTCGAAGGACGTGCTGGATGATTCCCACGTTTCACACGTGAGTGCAACAACTCAAATGGCGTATCTTCGTCATCTGTTCATTGCCGGTGAAGTCTTGGGTTTGATGATAGCCACCCTTCAGAATGTTGCCTTCTACCTGTGGCTTACACGTACTGCACGACAACACATTCTGGCAGGAACCTTTTCCGAATGGTATCCCGAAATTTTAAGAACGGTGGGACAGGTTCGGAAATGA
- the mnmA gene encoding tRNA 2-thiouridine(34) synthase MnmA codes for MSRRTNRVVVGMSGGVDSSVAAGLLKEQGMDVIGITIKTYRYEDVGGNVGNDSSCCSLDGINDARKVAMTLGFPHYIVDWTSSFKDEIINYFIDDYLAGNTPNPCTRCNRLIKWEQMLNKADALGAEYIATGHYAEIMHDTVTGRYWIRQSADAVKDQSYMLWGVRQEHLARTIFPLSGFTKSRSRSEAERLGLHISKKGESFEICFITDNDYRRFLREATGADAFRGGDIVRNGHVIGRHEGYPYYTIGQRRGLGISAPEPLFVLDVIPSTNTVVVGTEQELYHNTLLAKDVNLLKYATLTEPRTFTVKVRYRDKGALATCRMTENNMLHVRFHEPRKAIARGQSVVMYEDQDVVGGGVIVSSFDER; via the coding sequence ATGAGCAGGAGAACCAACAGAGTTGTTGTAGGGATGTCCGGAGGTGTTGACAGTAGCGTTGCAGCCGGTCTGCTGAAGGAACAGGGAATGGATGTCATCGGGATCACCATAAAAACGTATCGCTACGAAGACGTGGGCGGAAACGTTGGGAATGATTCATCATGCTGCTCGCTTGACGGTATAAACGATGCCCGGAAGGTGGCGATGACCTTGGGTTTCCCGCACTATATTGTTGACTGGACATCCTCGTTTAAAGATGAAATTATCAACTACTTTATCGATGATTATCTGGCGGGCAATACCCCTAACCCGTGTACCCGGTGCAATCGCCTGATAAAATGGGAGCAAATGCTGAATAAGGCAGATGCCCTAGGGGCTGAATATATTGCTACAGGACACTATGCAGAGATTATGCATGACACGGTAACAGGCAGGTACTGGATACGCCAGAGCGCCGATGCCGTTAAGGACCAAAGTTATATGCTCTGGGGGGTCCGCCAGGAACATCTTGCACGCACCATATTCCCACTCAGCGGGTTTACAAAATCAAGGTCGCGTAGTGAAGCTGAGCGGCTGGGTCTGCACATATCCAAGAAGGGTGAGAGTTTTGAGATTTGCTTTATAACCGACAACGATTACCGGCGGTTCCTCCGTGAAGCCACCGGCGCCGATGCGTTTCGGGGTGGGGATATTGTACGGAACGGCCACGTGATCGGTCGGCACGAGGGTTACCCATACTACACCATCGGTCAGCGCAGGGGATTGGGTATCTCGGCACCAGAGCCGTTGTTTGTACTCGACGTAATACCGTCCACAAATACTGTTGTTGTTGGGACTGAACAGGAGTTATATCATAACACCCTGCTCGCAAAAGATGTAAACTTGCTGAAATATGCTACCCTTACCGAGCCCCGAACGTTTACCGTTAAGGTCCGCTATCGCGATAAAGGGGCTTTGGCAACGTGCAGGATGACTGAAAACAACATGCTCCATGTTCGGTTTCATGAACCCCGAAAGGCAATTGCACGCGGACAGTCAGTTGTGATGTACGAAGATCAGGATGTGGTGGGTGGCGGTGTTATCGTTTCATCGTTTGATGAGCGGTAA
- a CDS encoding T9SS type A sorting domain-containing protein, whose product MKYWIRPFLFFLFVATSVQAGQAPNFEQVRAQLQSQYTRTNPDGSKKVSKQFRRWEWFWEPRIMPDGTFPSTSIYTNAMRAVASAKKDNITQAKATWKELGPTAPDLPGYSSVWNGIGRVNRIAFHPSNTSVMWCGAAQGGVWKTTDGGNYWQPVVIPDYPSLGISDIAVAKADENTIYIATGDVNATHPSDLSGFPSFSYGVLKSTNGGTTWQTTGLTAEPEHNVLVARLWVDPRDKNVVIAATYSGLQRSTDGGATFSGIGPSAAFRDIISNPGNPDILYAATYRPSGNAAVYRSVNNGVNWTLVHTVPEANRIVLAATKANSSVVGFIASDARTNGLQNVYFSNDTGKTFSSRNVNKNLLGWSALGNDWQAGGQGFYDLAIAIDPTNDKNWIIGGVNSWRSTNAGVSWSLANHWVGQGAPWVHADHHFHAYNELNNILYDCNDGGIARSTDRGLSWRDISRGMRIQQYYGLAVTDMNSTVTLSGAQDNGTTRTTNGTVFQHVLDGDGMATAIDYINPNLMYASQPYGAFYASTTGGTNWRLISNAATRGESSGAWVAPVAVDPSKSGRVYIGYTNVYRSDNSGTSWVRMGNLDVNDYLRKIAVSPVDGKYIYVAFTSSMFRSTDGGTTWLPQAGIAGYIQDIKCDPTVAGKAYVALGGFSPSAKVYEILNGKATNITNVGLPNVPANAIAFQKGPLNRLYVGTDVGVYYKDEKSSVWSLYGDGLQPSFISGMELLPSSSILRVSTYGRGIWEINAEQCVAAQPTIQVEGPTTVCAGDTIRLSSPSGFAAYHWSNGSTDRTLLLTSGGESGDYTLDVEDANGCRATSQKVTVTINKTPSKPLITTKGADALRTIAMGGVARYQWSLNGTDIAGAVDREYTPRVNGVYRVTVYSAEGCSNTSEPYEFTGVTSVTSAEHEFVPVVYPNPTENNITLKLDNNDGYSVRIVDVRGKTLGAWTDIVNTSEFPVSLFELQASGNMFIVQISNSRSVWTLPLIKR is encoded by the coding sequence ATGAAATACTGGATCAGACCTTTTCTTTTCTTTCTCTTTGTAGCAACATCAGTACAGGCCGGACAAGCTCCGAATTTTGAACAGGTTCGGGCGCAATTACAGTCGCAGTACACCCGGACAAACCCGGACGGAAGCAAAAAAGTATCAAAACAATTTCGCCGGTGGGAGTGGTTTTGGGAACCACGCATCATGCCTGACGGCACGTTCCCGTCAACCAGTATCTACACGAACGCTATGCGGGCTGTTGCTTCTGCAAAGAAGGACAACATTACGCAGGCAAAGGCAACCTGGAAGGAACTGGGACCAACGGCGCCCGATCTGCCGGGATATAGCTCGGTTTGGAATGGTATCGGACGGGTTAACAGAATTGCATTTCATCCCAGCAATACATCGGTTATGTGGTGTGGAGCTGCACAGGGTGGTGTGTGGAAAACAACGGACGGCGGTAACTACTGGCAGCCGGTGGTTATTCCAGATTACCCCAGTTTAGGTATCAGTGATATTGCCGTAGCAAAAGCCGATGAAAACACAATCTACATTGCAACTGGCGATGTCAATGCAACCCATCCGAGTGATCTCTCGGGCTTCCCGTCATTCTCGTATGGTGTACTCAAGTCAACCAACGGCGGTACAACATGGCAGACTACCGGTTTAACCGCCGAGCCTGAACACAACGTCCTTGTTGCCCGACTGTGGGTTGACCCGCGGGACAAAAATGTCGTGATTGCTGCAACGTACAGTGGCTTGCAACGCTCAACGGATGGAGGAGCAACGTTTAGTGGCATCGGGCCGTCAGCTGCGTTTCGTGATATTATCTCCAATCCCGGTAACCCTGATATTCTGTATGCCGCCACCTATCGTCCTTCCGGAAATGCGGCAGTTTATCGCTCGGTCAATAATGGGGTAAACTGGACGCTTGTTCATACGGTTCCGGAGGCAAACCGGATTGTGCTGGCAGCGACAAAGGCAAACTCATCGGTTGTTGGCTTCATTGCTTCGGATGCCAGAACAAATGGTTTGCAGAACGTGTATTTCAGCAACGATACCGGAAAAACATTTTCATCCAGGAACGTTAACAAAAACCTCCTGGGGTGGAGTGCACTTGGCAATGACTGGCAGGCAGGCGGACAAGGCTTCTATGACCTGGCAATTGCCATTGACCCGACGAATGATAAAAACTGGATCATTGGTGGTGTAAACAGTTGGCGGTCAACCAATGCCGGTGTTAGCTGGTCTCTTGCAAACCATTGGGTAGGACAGGGTGCGCCCTGGGTTCATGCCGATCATCACTTTCATGCTTACAATGAACTTAATAATATTTTATATGATTGCAATGACGGTGGGATAGCACGCTCAACGGACAGAGGGCTGTCGTGGCGTGATATTTCGCGAGGAATGCGTATCCAGCAATACTACGGCCTGGCCGTTACTGATATGAACAGTACCGTTACCCTGAGTGGTGCACAGGACAACGGGACAACGCGAACCACCAACGGCACTGTGTTTCAGCATGTACTGGATGGCGATGGTATGGCAACAGCTATAGACTATATCAACCCTAACCTTATGTATGCCAGTCAGCCATACGGAGCTTTTTATGCTTCAACCACCGGTGGCACAAACTGGCGCCTGATCAGTAATGCAGCTACCCGCGGTGAAAGTTCCGGGGCATGGGTAGCTCCCGTAGCAGTGGATCCGTCAAAAAGCGGGCGAGTGTACATTGGATATACCAATGTGTATCGGAGTGACAACTCGGGGACTTCGTGGGTGAGAATGGGAAACCTAGACGTAAACGACTATCTCCGAAAGATTGCTGTATCTCCGGTTGATGGCAAATATATTTATGTTGCTTTCACAAGCAGTATGTTCAGGTCAACAGACGGAGGTACCACGTGGCTTCCGCAGGCGGGCATTGCCGGATATATTCAGGATATTAAGTGTGATCCAACAGTTGCCGGCAAGGCTTATGTAGCACTCGGCGGGTTTAGTCCGTCGGCTAAAGTTTATGAGATTCTCAATGGGAAGGCAACCAACATTACCAATGTTGGCCTTCCCAATGTACCGGCCAATGCGATTGCATTTCAGAAAGGACCGCTCAACAGGCTGTATGTAGGTACTGACGTTGGCGTGTATTACAAAGACGAAAAGAGTTCGGTCTGGTCTCTGTACGGTGACGGACTCCAACCCTCGTTTATCAGCGGAATGGAGTTGCTCCCGTCATCGAGTATTCTAAGGGTATCAACCTATGGAAGGGGGATTTGGGAAATCAATGCCGAACAATGCGTGGCTGCACAGCCAACGATACAGGTGGAAGGCCCCACAACAGTGTGTGCCGGCGATACCATTCGTCTTTCTTCACCGTCAGGATTTGCCGCGTACCACTGGTCCAACGGTTCAACAGACCGAACTCTGCTTCTTACGTCTGGTGGTGAAAGTGGGGATTATACGCTTGATGTTGAGGACGCAAACGGCTGCAGAGCAACATCTCAAAAGGTTACTGTAACGATCAATAAAACTCCAAGCAAACCACTCATCACAACCAAGGGTGCCGATGCACTGCGGACGATAGCGATGGGTGGCGTAGCCCGATACCAGTGGTCATTAAACGGAACCGATATTGCCGGCGCTGTCGATCGTGAGTATACCCCCAGGGTAAATGGCGTTTACCGTGTTACGGTTTATAGTGCGGAAGGATGCTCCAATACATCCGAACCGTATGAATTTACGGGGGTAACATCAGTCACCAGTGCCGAACATGAGTTTGTACCGGTCGTGTACCCCAACCCCACAGAAAACAACATCACCCTAAAGCTGGATAACAACGATGGGTATTCAGTAAGGATAGTTGATGTACGAGGGAAGACGCTGGGGGCCTGGACAGACATCGTAAACACCTCTGAGTTTCCGGTGTCACTCTTCGAACTGCAGGCTTCAGGCAACATGTTTATTGTACAGATCAGTAATAGCCGGAGCGTGTGGACGTTACCGCTCATCAAACGATGA
- a CDS encoding glycosyltransferase: MPQCPLPATDGGKVGLWGITRHMAMAGHTVIVLCYGDAQVPLPDLQSIHLTVIPHSTRNTPWRIVKSLFTADSLYLRKHASQAMQEAIRAVIGKYAIDVIHADHTCMTPLAQWASNTFDLPWGFRLHNVEWMIWHRYAESLSVFNPTRWYVAWQARKVQWEEADALRQAAIVFPVTETDLQRAQVAAQSTPMVVAPAGVDVPAEPPMHQQHCTTELVTAANWNWFHNADALRWFIQQVWPLLRQDPACNNISLGILGMGIQQWMHGYTAANIQAEGFVSDLRKRYQESRVFIAPLFVGSGIRVKILEAMAAGLPVVATSVSAEGIQAGEADGLFRCDTTESTVHAIRKLLSDSDQLRRASVAATNAALTRYSWQNSVAVMLREYEVIAAGHGR; the protein is encoded by the coding sequence ATGCCACAGTGCCCGCTACCGGCAACCGACGGCGGAAAGGTTGGCCTGTGGGGGATCACACGTCACATGGCAATGGCGGGGCACACGGTTATTGTTTTGTGTTACGGGGATGCACAGGTTCCGTTGCCCGATCTCCAGAGTATTCATCTTACGGTGATACCGCATTCAACCCGCAACACGCCCTGGCGAATAGTAAAGAGCCTGTTCACAGCCGACTCACTGTACCTGCGAAAGCATGCATCACAGGCAATGCAGGAGGCAATCCGTGCGGTTATCGGCAAGTATGCCATCGACGTTATCCATGCTGATCATACCTGTATGACACCGCTTGCGCAGTGGGCATCAAATACCTTTGATCTTCCCTGGGGATTCCGGCTTCATAATGTAGAGTGGATGATCTGGCACAGATATGCCGAAAGCCTGTCCGTATTTAATCCGACACGGTGGTATGTAGCCTGGCAAGCACGCAAAGTTCAGTGGGAAGAAGCTGATGCGTTACGCCAGGCGGCAATTGTGTTCCCGGTAACCGAAACCGATTTGCAGCGAGCCCAGGTGGCAGCCCAGTCCACACCAATGGTTGTTGCGCCTGCTGGTGTTGACGTACCGGCAGAACCACCCATGCACCAACAGCACTGTACAACGGAATTGGTGACAGCAGCAAACTGGAACTGGTTTCATAATGCTGATGCTCTGCGCTGGTTTATTCAACAGGTGTGGCCATTGCTCAGGCAGGACCCTGCCTGTAACAACATCTCACTTGGTATTCTGGGCATGGGTATTCAACAATGGATGCACGGCTACACTGCTGCGAACATTCAGGCAGAAGGTTTCGTGTCGGACCTGAGAAAACGGTATCAGGAAAGCAGGGTATTTATTGCACCACTTTTTGTAGGCAGTGGCATTCGGGTTAAAATTCTCGAAGCCATGGCAGCCGGACTGCCAGTGGTGGCAACCTCGGTAAGTGCCGAAGGAATTCAGGCCGGCGAGGCTGACGGATTGTTCAGGTGCGACACCACCGAGAGTACAGTACACGCTATTCGGAAGCTCCTGTCCGATAGTGACCAGCTTCGGCGGGCATCTGTAGCTGCCACCAACGCGGCACTAACCCGGTATTCATGGCAGAATTCGGTGGCTGTTATGCTCAGGGAATACGAGGTCATTGCCGCAGGTCATGGCCGGTAG
- a CDS encoding glycosyltransferase, producing MKVSVIIATRNRSAVLERCLAHYADQTYPDVEIVVGINGSTDGTEQMLREKFPHVKIVAFSENIGPLALNAAVEASSGELLFRTDDDAYPAAETTIADAVDFMQKFPDVIAISGEVIEATIGYRLLDYYPFSKQADNPADGYPMYTFCGASSFVRRKNFIEAGGFWDVFCHEEEELSLRMLIKGGRIQYVPWIQTVHLSATKEEGPEIFFHRWSIRYVYNIRLQWKYWPVLIALYRSTIISLFMVSVGFFHRFPFTKVMSTALHGFRTARQGYRERIPVPYKKLRAITMKRSIWHALGHHFYKRIERRRMTV from the coding sequence ATGAAAGTCAGCGTGATTATTGCAACACGGAACAGATCGGCAGTGCTGGAACGGTGTTTGGCACACTACGCAGACCAAACCTATCCTGACGTTGAAATTGTTGTTGGCATAAACGGCAGCACCGATGGCACGGAACAGATGTTGCGCGAGAAGTTCCCGCACGTAAAGATCGTTGCTTTCTCTGAGAATATTGGTCCCCTTGCCCTGAATGCAGCCGTAGAAGCATCCAGCGGTGAGTTGTTGTTTCGCACGGATGACGACGCCTACCCGGCGGCAGAAACAACGATAGCGGATGCTGTTGACTTTATGCAAAAGTTCCCGGATGTTATTGCCATTTCAGGAGAAGTAATCGAAGCCACGATCGGATACCGCCTGCTGGACTATTATCCGTTTTCGAAGCAAGCTGATAATCCTGCCGACGGGTATCCAATGTACACGTTTTGCGGTGCCAGCAGTTTTGTGCGAAGGAAGAACTTTATCGAAGCGGGTGGGTTTTGGGATGTGTTCTGTCATGAGGAAGAAGAACTCTCGCTGCGTATGCTGATTAAGGGCGGTCGGATTCAATACGTTCCATGGATACAAACTGTACATTTAAGTGCCACAAAGGAAGAGGGACCCGAAATCTTCTTTCACCGGTGGAGTATCCGGTATGTGTACAATATCAGATTGCAGTGGAAATACTGGCCGGTTCTGATTGCGCTGTATCGAAGCACGATAATATCGTTGTTTATGGTGTCGGTTGGCTTCTTTCATCGGTTTCCGTTTACAAAGGTCATGTCCACTGCTCTCCATGGCTTCCGGACTGCCAGGCAGGGGTACCGCGAGCGAATTCCTGTCCCGTATAAGAAACTACGTGCCATCACCATGAAACGATCGATTTGGCATGCGCTTGGTCACCACTTTTACAAACGCATTGAGCGCAGGAGAATGACTGTTTGA
- the kbl gene encoding glycine C-acetyltransferase — MYGTFQQHLQNELLSIDASGLFKRERIITSAQGPEITVEGSSKPVLNFCANNYLGLSSHPQMIQAAHDALDSHGFGMSSVRFICGTQDIHKELERKISEFCHTDDAILYAACFDANGGVFEPLLEAEDAIVSDALNHASIIDGVRLCKAKRYRYQSCDMADLETQLQQARADGARFIVIATDAVFSMDGTIAPLDKICDLADRYQAMVMVDECHSMGFMGKNGRGVVEYCNVTGRVDIITGTLGKALGGGIGGFTTGRKEIIELLRQRSRPYLFSNSLPPSTVGAGIRMFDLLSSTTALRDTLESNTTYFREGMSKLGFDIIPGVHPITPIMLYDAKVAQTMAAQLLDEGIYVIGFFYPVVPKEKARIRVQVSAAHTREHLDKAIAAFATVGKAMGVLK; from the coding sequence ATGTACGGAACCTTCCAACAACACCTGCAGAACGAACTGTTATCCATCGATGCATCGGGTTTATTTAAGCGCGAACGAATCATTACATCAGCCCAAGGACCCGAGATCACCGTTGAGGGCAGCAGCAAGCCGGTACTGAACTTTTGTGCCAATAACTACCTTGGATTGAGCAGCCATCCGCAGATGATACAGGCTGCTCACGACGCACTTGACAGTCACGGCTTTGGTATGAGCAGTGTTCGGTTTATCTGTGGCACCCAGGATATTCATAAAGAGCTGGAACGAAAGATCAGTGAGTTCTGTCATACTGATGATGCCATCCTGTATGCTGCCTGTTTTGATGCCAACGGCGGTGTGTTCGAGCCGTTGCTCGAAGCCGAGGATGCCATTGTTAGTGATGCTCTCAACCATGCCTCGATTATCGATGGTGTGCGACTCTGCAAGGCAAAACGATATCGGTATCAAAGCTGTGATATGGCCGACCTTGAAACGCAACTGCAGCAGGCCCGTGCCGATGGCGCGCGGTTCATTGTTATTGCTACGGATGCCGTGTTTTCGATGGACGGAACCATAGCCCCTTTAGATAAAATCTGCGATCTTGCAGACCGCTATCAGGCAATGGTGATGGTTGACGAATGCCATAGCATGGGCTTTATGGGGAAGAACGGCCGGGGCGTGGTAGAGTACTGCAACGTCACAGGTCGGGTTGACATTATTACGGGTACCCTCGGGAAGGCGTTGGGCGGTGGCATCGGGGGGTTTACAACCGGACGGAAGGAAATCATAGAGTTGCTGCGCCAGCGTTCCCGCCCCTACCTGTTCTCTAACTCACTCCCCCCAAGTACTGTTGGCGCCGGCATACGGATGTTTGATTTGTTAAGTTCAACTACTGCGCTGCGCGATACTCTGGAAAGTAACACAACGTACTTTCGTGAGGGTATGAGCAAGCTTGGATTTGATATTATCCCGGGTGTGCATCCAATCACTCCAATCATGCTCTACGATGCAAAGGTAGCCCAAACAATGGCGGCACAACTCCTTGATGAAGGGATTTATGTGATCGGCTTTTTCTATCCGGTGGTGCCAAAAGAAAAAGCACGGATCCGGGTTCAGGTATCGGCAGCACACACCCGTGAACATCTGGATAAGGCAATTGCAGCGTTTGCCACGGTGGGCAAGGCAATGGGGGTTCTGAAATGA
- a CDS encoding 3-hydroxybutyryl-CoA dehydrogenase produces MKVGIVGAGVMGRGIALAALQARHSVILVDARTEAAKQAVSWISQQLQKSVEKGKLTEKDATSAADAISTCSDVKGLEHCELVIEAIVERYDAKVALFTELENIISADTVLATNTSSIAIAAIAKELQHPERFIGLHFFNPAHIMKLVEVIRCRHTTDAVHTVAVQFAQGLGKTAVSASDTPGFIVNRIARNFYNEAQRIVTEGAATIDQVDASIRGLGFKMGPFELMDLIGTSTNLDVTVSQWQQFYYEPRFQPSVLQKHTVDAGLKFHATRKDKE; encoded by the coding sequence ATGAAGGTAGGGATTGTTGGAGCAGGCGTCATGGGACGCGGTATTGCGTTGGCTGCTCTCCAGGCAAGGCATAGCGTCATTCTGGTAGATGCCAGGACCGAGGCTGCCAAGCAGGCTGTTTCCTGGATTAGCCAACAGCTTCAGAAATCGGTAGAAAAAGGTAAGCTTACGGAGAAGGATGCTACTTCTGCGGCGGACGCTATATCCACATGTTCTGATGTTAAGGGGCTTGAGCACTGTGAACTGGTTATTGAAGCAATCGTTGAACGCTACGATGCAAAGGTTGCTTTGTTTACCGAGCTTGAGAACATCATCTCTGCTGATACTGTCCTTGCCACCAATACGTCGAGTATTGCAATAGCAGCCATTGCCAAAGAACTTCAGCATCCGGAACGGTTTATCGGTTTGCATTTTTTTAATCCGGCTCATATCATGAAACTGGTAGAAGTCATCAGGTGCAGACATACGACCGATGCCGTCCATACGGTTGCGGTTCAGTTTGCCCAGGGCCTTGGCAAAACCGCAGTGTCGGCATCTGATACACCCGGCTTCATTGTCAACCGCATCGCCAGGAATTTTTACAATGAGGCACAGCGCATTGTAACCGAGGGAGCTGCCACCATTGATCAGGTTGATGCATCGATTCGGGGTCTCGGTTTTAAAATGGGTCCATTTGAGCTGATGGATTTAATCGGCACATCAACCAACCTTGATGTTACGGTTAGCCAGTGGCAGCAGTTTTATTACGAGCCACGATTCCAGCCGTCGGTCCTTCAAAAACACACGGTCGATGCCGGACTGAAGTTTCATGCCACACGTAAGGACAAGGAATAG